A single region of the Brassica rapa cultivar Chiifu-401-42 chromosome A03, CAAS_Brap_v3.01, whole genome shotgun sequence genome encodes:
- the LOC103855741 gene encoding nucleolin 2, producing the protein MDEYSSMKAAAEGKKLPRSDLMDTAKRMFEEQRRMVKISVEGYDTSMIPAVDIANALTNRFSSCGRICNLDIPRDPITNVVNSKCSFFQLCGGEGAEEKALALDGTDMGGWNVTVKVLPHDDLEFTTDQLAAMSISHFKKTRSEGVSVRGYDTSLPSNDIKSALTKHFASCGEITDVFVLKRRAVIYFFGWHAISKAVELSGSSVGGCELVVKALPVPKRNLGPPPPPSLPFWLYYPC; encoded by the exons ATGGACGAGTACTCTAGCATGAAAGCCGCCGCcgaa GGGAAGAAATTGCCCCGTTCGGATCTTATGGATACTGCTAAACGAATGTTTGAGGAGCAAAGACGCAT GGTTAAGATTTCCGTGGAGGGATACGATACTTCGATGATTCCTGCAGTTGATATCGCCAATGCGTTGACGAATCGTTTCAGTTCATGTGGACGAATCTGTAATCTTGACATTCCCAGAGACCCTATAACAAATGTTGTCAACAGCAAATGTTCCTTTTTCCAACTCTGCGGAGGAGAAGGCGCCGAAGAGAAGGCCTTGGCACTTGATGGAACTGACATGGGAGGGTGGAATGTAACAGTTAAGGTGTTACCTCACGATGATCTTGAGTTTACTACCGATCAGCTGGCTGCTATGAGCATTTCACACTTTAAGAAAACCAG GAGCGAAGGCGTTTCCGTTAGAGGATATGACACTTCCCTTCCTTCGAATGATATCAAGAGCGCTTTGACTAAGCATTTCGCTTCATGTGGAGAGATAACTGATGTTTTTGTTCTCAAAAG ACGGGCTGTTATTTACTTTTTCGGATGGCATGCAATAAGTAAGGCGGTTGAACTCAGTGGAAGTAGCGTGGGAGGATGTGAACTAGTTGTTAAGGCTTTGCCAGTACCTAAAAGAAACCTCGGCCCACCTCCTCCACCTAGTCTTCCTTTTTGGCTATACTATCCCTG CTGA